A window of Pseudomonas monteilii contains these coding sequences:
- a CDS encoding chemotaxis protein yields the protein MNLKFRHKILLSASGIVILAFALFTLYNDYLQRHTIAQNLDSSMRQSGALAASSVQNWMSGRILIMENLAEDVTEQAAAGNNNVASLVDQPSYLRNFQFTYLGQNNGVFTQRPDVQMPADYDPRKRPWYGEAATAGKTVLTAPYQASVGGLVVTITVPVKPKGGGPLLGVVGGDLSLDSLVQIIEKVDFGGIGHAYLVDKDGQVIVSQNKDHLTKFLKDLYPNSGLRVEPGMQDVMLDGHERIVSFAPIEGLPSAQWYVGLVVDKDQAYAALGQFRVSAIIAMIVAVVAIAGLLGLLIPVLMRPLTTMGRAMHDIAEGEGDLTRRLAVQNKDEFGELAGSFNRFVERIHASITEVSSATRLVHDLSEKVMSASNASIIGSEEQSLRTNSVAAAINQLGAATQEIARNAADASQHASGASEQAHDGRRVVEESIQAMTALSQKISESCEQIEVLNASTDDIGKILDVIKGISQQTNLLALNAAIEAARAGEAGRGFAVVADEVRNLAHRTQESAEEIHRMITTLQVGSREAVHTMNASQVSSEQSVQVANQAGERLNSVTRQIGEIDGMNQSVATATEEQTAVVESLNLDITQINTLNQQGVENLNQTLRHCDALGQQAGRLKQLVGSFRI from the coding sequence ATGAACCTGAAATTCCGCCACAAGATTCTCCTGAGTGCCAGCGGCATCGTCATCCTGGCGTTCGCGCTCTTCACGCTCTACAACGACTACTTGCAGCGCCATACCATCGCCCAGAACCTCGACTCCTCCATGCGCCAGTCCGGCGCCCTGGCGGCCAGCAGCGTGCAGAACTGGATGAGCGGCCGGATCCTGATCATGGAGAACCTGGCCGAGGACGTGACCGAGCAAGCGGCAGCGGGCAACAACAACGTGGCCAGCCTGGTCGACCAGCCGTCCTACCTGCGCAACTTCCAGTTCACCTACCTGGGACAGAACAACGGCGTGTTCACCCAGCGTCCGGACGTGCAGATGCCGGCCGACTACGACCCGCGCAAGCGTCCGTGGTACGGCGAGGCCGCGACCGCCGGCAAGACCGTGCTGACCGCACCTTACCAGGCGTCCGTCGGTGGCCTGGTGGTGACCATCACCGTCCCGGTCAAGCCCAAGGGCGGTGGCCCCCTGCTGGGCGTGGTCGGCGGCGACCTGTCGCTCGACAGCCTGGTGCAGATCATCGAGAAGGTCGACTTCGGCGGTATCGGCCACGCCTACCTGGTGGACAAGGACGGGCAAGTCATCGTCAGCCAGAACAAGGATCACCTGACCAAGTTCCTCAAGGACCTCTACCCCAACAGCGGCCTGCGGGTCGAGCCTGGCATGCAGGACGTGATGCTCGACGGGCATGAGCGGATCGTCTCGTTCGCCCCGATCGAAGGCCTGCCGTCGGCCCAGTGGTACGTCGGCCTGGTGGTGGATAAGGATCAGGCCTACGCGGCACTCGGCCAGTTCCGCGTCTCGGCGATCATCGCCATGATCGTCGCCGTGGTCGCCATCGCCGGCCTGCTGGGCCTGCTGATTCCGGTCCTGATGCGCCCCCTGACCACCATGGGCCGCGCCATGCACGACATCGCCGAGGGCGAAGGCGACCTGACTCGCCGTCTGGCCGTGCAGAACAAGGACGAGTTCGGCGAACTGGCCGGCTCGTTCAACCGCTTCGTCGAACGCATCCATGCCTCGATCACCGAAGTCTCGTCGGCCACACGCCTGGTGCATGACCTGTCGGAGAAGGTCATGAGCGCCTCCAACGCCTCGATCATCGGTTCGGAGGAGCAAAGCCTGCGCACCAACAGCGTGGCGGCGGCGATCAACCAGCTGGGCGCTGCCACCCAGGAGATCGCGCGCAATGCCGCCGACGCCTCGCAGCATGCCAGTGGTGCCAGCGAGCAGGCCCACGATGGTCGCCGTGTGGTCGAGGAAAGCATCCAGGCGATGACCGCGTTGTCGCAGAAGATCAGTGAATCGTGCGAGCAGATCGAAGTGCTCAACGCCAGCACCGACGACATCGGCAAGATCCTCGACGTGATCAAGGGCATTTCCCAGCAGACCAACCTGCTGGCGCTCAACGCCGCCATCGAAGCCGCCCGCGCCGGGGAAGCCGGCCGTGGCTTCGCGGTGGTCGCCGACGAGGTGCGTAACCTGGCCCACCGGACCCAGGAATCGGCCGAAGAGATCCACCGCATGATCACCACGCTGCAGGTCGGCTCGCGCGAAGCGGTGCACACCATGAACGCCAGCCAGGTCTCGAGCGAGCAGAGCGTGCAGGTGGCCAACCAGGCCGGCGAGCGCCTGAACAGCGTGACCCGGCAGATCGGCGAGATCGACGGCATGAACCAGTCCGTGGCCACGGCCACCGAGGAACAGACCGCCGTGGTGGAAAGCCTCAACCTGGACATCACCCAGATCAACACCCTCAACCAGCAGGGCGTGGAAAACCTCAACCAGACCCTGCGTCACTGCGATGCGCTGGGCCAGCAGGCCGGCCGTCTCAAGCAGCTGGTCGGGAGTTTCCGGATCTAA
- a CDS encoding alkyl hydroperoxide reductase subunit F, which yields MLDATLKSQLKTYLERVTQPIEIVASLDDGAKSRELHDLLVEIAGLSSLITLSVDGDDARRPSFSLNRPGADIGLRFAGIPMGHEFTSLVLALLQVGGHPSKASADVIEQIRGLEGEFVFETYFSLSCQNCPDVVQALNLMAVLNPNVRHVAIDGALFQAEVESRKIMAVPSLYLNGEPFGQGRMGLEEILGKIDTSAGSRQAEKINAKDAFDVLVVGGGPAGASAAIYAARKGIRTGVAAERFGGQVLDTLAIENFVSVHETEGPKLAVALEEHVKQYDVDIMNLQRGEALIPAAEGGLHEVRLNSGASLKAKTVILATGARWREMNVPGEQEYRGRGVAYCPHCDGPLFKGKRVAVIGGGNSGVEAAIDLAGIVAQVTLIEFDGQLRADAVLQRKLYSLPNVKVITSALTTEVHGNGEKVTGLSYKDRTTEAVHALELEGIFVQIGLLPNTDWLKGTVELSPRGEIIVDARGQTSVPGVFAAGDVTTVPYKQIVIAVGEGAKASLAAFDHLIRTSAPA from the coding sequence ATGTTGGACGCCACGCTTAAATCGCAACTCAAGACCTACCTGGAGCGGGTTACCCAGCCGATCGAGATCGTCGCTTCCCTCGATGACGGCGCGAAGTCCCGCGAATTGCACGACCTGCTGGTGGAAATTGCCGGTCTGTCGAGCCTCATTACCCTGAGCGTGGACGGTGACGATGCCCGTCGCCCGTCGTTCTCGCTCAATCGCCCTGGGGCGGATATCGGCCTGCGTTTTGCCGGGATCCCCATGGGGCATGAATTCACCTCCTTGGTCCTGGCGCTGCTGCAGGTCGGCGGCCATCCCTCCAAGGCCAGCGCCGACGTGATCGAACAGATCCGCGGGCTGGAAGGTGAATTCGTCTTCGAAACCTACTTCTCGCTGTCGTGCCAGAACTGCCCGGACGTGGTCCAGGCCCTGAACCTGATGGCCGTGCTCAACCCCAACGTCCGTCACGTGGCGATCGATGGTGCGCTGTTCCAGGCCGAGGTCGAGTCGCGCAAGATCATGGCCGTACCGAGCCTCTACCTCAACGGCGAGCCGTTCGGTCAAGGCCGCATGGGCCTGGAAGAAATCCTCGGCAAGATCGACACCAGTGCCGGCAGCCGCCAGGCCGAGAAGATCAATGCCAAGGACGCCTTTGACGTCCTGGTCGTCGGGGGTGGCCCGGCCGGTGCTTCGGCGGCGATCTACGCGGCGCGCAAGGGCATCCGTACCGGTGTTGCGGCCGAGCGTTTCGGCGGCCAGGTGCTCGATACCCTGGCGATCGAGAACTTCGTGTCGGTGCACGAGACCGAAGGGCCGAAGCTGGCCGTCGCCCTCGAAGAGCACGTCAAGCAGTACGACGTCGACATCATGAACCTGCAGCGCGGCGAAGCCTTGATTCCCGCCGCTGAGGGCGGGTTGCACGAAGTGCGCCTGAACAGCGGCGCGTCGCTCAAGGCCAAGACCGTGATCCTGGCCACCGGTGCGCGCTGGCGCGAGATGAACGTACCCGGCGAGCAGGAATACCGTGGACGTGGCGTGGCCTACTGCCCGCACTGCGACGGGCCGCTGTTCAAGGGCAAGCGCGTGGCGGTGATCGGCGGCGGCAACTCCGGCGTGGAAGCGGCCATCGACCTGGCCGGCATCGTCGCCCAGGTGACGCTGATCGAGTTCGATGGCCAGTTGCGTGCCGACGCCGTGCTGCAACGCAAGCTGTACAGCCTGCCGAACGTCAAGGTGATCACCAGCGCGCTGACCACCGAGGTGCATGGCAATGGTGAGAAGGTCACGGGCCTGAGCTACAAGGACCGCACCACCGAAGCCGTGCATGCGCTCGAGCTGGAAGGCATCTTCGTGCAGATCGGCCTGCTGCCCAACACCGACTGGCTCAAGGGTACGGTGGAGTTGTCGCCGCGTGGCGAGATCATCGTCGATGCCCGTGGCCAGACCAGCGTGCCTGGGGTGTTCGCCGCCGGTGACGTGACCACGGTGCCGTACAAGCAGATCGTCATCGCCGTGGGCGAGGGTGCCAAGGCTTCGCTGGCCGCGTTCGACCACCTGATCCGCACGTCGGCGCCAGCCTGA
- a CDS encoding LysR family transcriptional regulator, producing the protein MLNYRQLHYFWVVARTGSITRASEQLNLTPQTISGQLTLLEQTYGIELFQRVGRQLELTEQGRRTLEYAEQMFQIGSELEAMLRARPDEQQILFRVGVADVVPKSIVYRLLAPTMELDSPLRISCREDKLERLLADLAIQRLDLVISDSPMPSHLDIKGYSQKLGECGLSFFATSALATRLTAPFPACLQDAPLLIPGQETMVRNRLLRWLSEQRVQPRIIGEFDDSALMQAFGQSGSGLFIAPSVIAEEVCRHDDVQLIGQTEAVRESFYAISVERKVKHPGILAITEGARRELFNW; encoded by the coding sequence ATGCTCAACTACCGCCAATTGCATTATTTCTGGGTCGTGGCCCGCACCGGCAGCATCACGCGCGCCAGCGAGCAACTGAACCTCACGCCGCAGACCATTAGCGGCCAGCTCACCCTGCTGGAGCAGACCTACGGCATCGAACTGTTCCAGCGTGTCGGGCGCCAGCTCGAACTGACCGAACAAGGACGTCGGACCCTGGAATATGCCGAACAGATGTTTCAGATTGGCAGCGAGCTGGAGGCCATGTTGCGGGCACGCCCGGACGAGCAGCAGATCCTGTTCCGGGTGGGGGTGGCCGACGTGGTCCCAAAGTCCATCGTCTACCGCCTGCTCGCGCCGACCATGGAGCTGGACAGCCCGCTGCGCATCAGTTGCCGTGAAGACAAGCTCGAACGCCTGCTGGCCGACCTGGCCATCCAGCGCCTGGACCTGGTGATCTCCGACAGCCCGATGCCGAGCCATCTGGACATCAAGGGCTACAGCCAGAAGCTGGGTGAGTGCGGGCTGAGCTTCTTCGCCACCTCGGCCCTCGCCACCCGCCTGACGGCGCCCTTCCCGGCCTGCCTGCAGGATGCGCCCTTGCTGATCCCGGGCCAGGAAACCATGGTCCGCAACCGCCTGTTGCGCTGGCTCAGCGAGCAGCGCGTGCAGCCCCGGATCATCGGTGAATTCGACGACAGTGCCTTGATGCAGGCCTTCGGTCAGTCCGGCAGCGGGCTGTTCATCGCGCCCAGCGTCATCGCCGAGGAAGTCTGCCGCCATGACGATGTGCAGTTGATTGGCCAGACCGAAGCGGTACGCGAGTCGTTCTACGCCATTTCGGTGGAGCGCAAGGTCAAGCACCCTGGCATCCTGGCCATTACCGAGGGCGCGCGGCGCGAGCTGTTCAACTGGTAG
- a CDS encoding phosphoglycerate mutase, which translates to MQTVHLTLLCHAWTNAQRTGHFGHETDDVLPDQEGLRRTSHPVLCAPERRTRQTAAWLSDSVQIDPLLGDVDLGRWQGMALKQVQRDEPHALAQWLDDPRSAIHGGESMLDLCVRVAHWLSIRSAAPGHWVAVTHPFVIRAAMMQVLGGSPDGLHRLDVLPCASLQLVYTGQWRLRLSQNASL; encoded by the coding sequence TTGCAGACCGTGCACCTGACCTTGTTATGCCATGCCTGGACGAACGCACAACGAACCGGCCATTTCGGCCATGAGACTGACGACGTGCTGCCCGACCAGGAAGGCTTGCGCCGAACCTCACACCCCGTCCTGTGCGCACCGGAGCGCCGTACTCGGCAGACGGCCGCCTGGCTGAGCGACAGCGTCCAGATCGACCCGCTGCTGGGGGACGTTGATCTGGGCCGTTGGCAAGGAATGGCATTGAAGCAGGTGCAGCGCGATGAGCCGCACGCCCTGGCCCAATGGCTGGATGATCCACGGAGCGCGATCCACGGTGGGGAGTCCATGCTCGACCTGTGCGTACGGGTGGCGCACTGGTTGTCGATCCGCAGCGCAGCGCCTGGCCACTGGGTGGCGGTGACCCACCCCTTCGTCATTCGCGCGGCCATGATGCAGGTCCTGGGCGGTTCTCCTGACGGCCTGCACCGCCTGGACGTGCTGCCCTGCGCCAGCCTTCAACTGGTCTACACCGGGCAATGGCGCCTGCGCCTGAGTCAGAACGCCAGCTTGTAG
- a CDS encoding aminotransferase: MVMLSRRSLMGLGLALPALPRLAWSAAPAEGPRPGPTLLDYNESPWGPSVAARRAMRDSIALAGRYPYGAQYRLIDTYAAQHGLDASQVQLFGGSRLALQHAVMAFTGPRSLVMADPSYEEPAQAAERHGAPVHTVALNERHAHDVDAMLAADTQAGLIYVCNPNNPTGTLTPRTAIERLLRDKPEGCVVVVDEAYIHFSEAASCLDLIADHPELLVLQTFSKLYGLAGARLGLAIGQAPLLERLEVHDGYNVANVSALLAGQASLDDPTLIPSRKAHNTRLREATIAWLGERGWRCTASHANCFMIDLRQPAQPMVERLAAAGVRVGRVWPSWPNWMRVSVGDDTDMQRFREAFARVVPS, from the coding sequence ATGGTCATGCTGTCTCGCCGCTCGCTGATGGGGCTTGGCCTGGCGCTGCCGGCCCTGCCACGCCTGGCCTGGTCAGCGGCGCCGGCCGAGGGACCTCGCCCCGGCCCCACCCTGCTCGATTACAACGAAAGCCCCTGGGGGCCGAGTGTGGCGGCGCGGCGCGCCATGCGAGACAGCATCGCCCTGGCCGGGCGCTATCCCTATGGCGCCCAGTATCGATTGATCGACACGTATGCCGCGCAGCACGGCCTCGACGCCAGCCAGGTGCAGCTGTTTGGTGGCTCCCGATTGGCGCTGCAGCATGCCGTGATGGCGTTCACCGGCCCGCGCAGCCTGGTGATGGCCGATCCTTCCTACGAAGAGCCTGCTCAGGCCGCCGAACGCCACGGCGCCCCGGTGCACACCGTCGCCCTCAATGAACGGCACGCCCATGACGTCGACGCCATGCTGGCTGCAGACACCCAGGCCGGGCTGATCTATGTCTGCAACCCCAACAACCCGACCGGTACGTTGACGCCCCGCACTGCGATCGAACGCCTGCTGCGTGACAAGCCTGAAGGGTGCGTGGTGGTGGTCGACGAGGCGTACATCCATTTCAGCGAGGCTGCCAGCTGCCTTGACCTGATCGCCGACCATCCGGAGCTGCTGGTCCTGCAGACCTTTTCCAAGCTGTATGGCCTGGCCGGTGCACGGCTGGGGCTGGCCATCGGGCAGGCGCCTTTGCTGGAACGGCTGGAAGTCCATGACGGTTACAACGTGGCCAACGTCTCGGCCCTGCTGGCAGGGCAAGCCTCCCTGGACGATCCGACGCTGATCCCCTCGCGCAAGGCGCACAACACGCGCCTGCGCGAAGCGACCATCGCCTGGCTCGGCGAGCGAGGCTGGCGCTGCACGGCTTCGCATGCCAACTGCTTCATGATCGACCTGCGCCAGCCGGCACAACCGATGGTCGAGCGCCTGGCAGCGGCGGGTGTCAGGGTGGGGCGTGTCTGGCCCAGCTGGCCGAACTGGATGCGTGTCAGCGTCGGCGACGACACTGACATGCAGCGTTTCAGGGAGGCTTTTGCACGGGTCGTTCCTTCCTAG
- a CDS encoding alkyl hydroperoxide reductase has translation MPLINSQVKPFNATAYHNGDFVQLSEADLQGKWSVVFFYPADFTFVCPTELGDLADNYAEFQKLGVEIYGVSTDTHFTHKAWHDTSDTIGKIQYPLIGDPTHQIARNFDVLIEDAGLADRGTFVINPQGQIKIVEINDGGVGRDASELLRKVKAAQYVAAHPGEVCPAKWQEGEATLAPSLDLIGKI, from the coding sequence ATGCCACTCATCAACAGCCAGGTAAAACCGTTCAACGCTACCGCCTACCACAATGGCGATTTCGTTCAACTGAGCGAAGCCGATCTTCAGGGCAAGTGGTCCGTGGTGTTCTTCTACCCGGCCGACTTCACCTTCGTCTGCCCGACCGAACTCGGTGACCTGGCCGACAACTACGCTGAATTCCAGAAGCTGGGCGTGGAGATCTACGGTGTGTCGACCGACACCCACTTCACCCACAAGGCTTGGCACGACACCTCGGACACCATCGGCAAGATCCAGTACCCGCTGATCGGTGACCCGACTCACCAGATCGCCCGCAACTTCGACGTGCTGATCGAAGACGCCGGCCTGGCCGATCGCGGTACCTTCGTGATCAACCCGCAAGGCCAGATCAAGATCGTCGAAATCAACGACGGCGGTGTCGGCCGTGACGCCAGCGAACTGCTGCGCAAGGTCAAGGCGGCCCAGTACGTCGCTGCCCACCCAGGCGAAGTCTGCCCGGCCAAGTGGCAGGAAGGCGAGGCCACCCTGGCACCCTCGCTCGACCTGATCGGCAAGATCTAA
- a CDS encoding glutathione reductase yields the protein MAYDFDLFVIGAGSGGVRAARFAAGFGAKVAVAESRYLGGTCVNVGCVPKKLLVYGAHVADELEQAAGYGWTLEEGQFDWGTLIGNKNREIERLNGIYRKLLVDSGVTLLEGHARLTGPHEVEVDGQRHTAERILIATGGWPQIPDIPGKELAISSNEAFYLDTLPKRVLVVGGGYIAVEFAGIFHGLGARTSLLYRGDLFLRGFDGSVRQHLKEELEKRGMDLQFNSDIERIDRQADGSLKATLKDGRTLEADCIFYATGRRPMLDNLGLEHTAVELDERGYVKVDEQYQTTEPSILAIGDVIGRVQLTPVALAEGMAVARRLFKPEQYRPVDYRGIPTAVFSQPPIGTVGLTEEEALDAGHALKIYESRFRPMKLTLTDVQEKTLMKLVVDAETDRVLGCHMVGPDAGEIIQGLGVALKAGATKQQFDETIGVHPTAAEEFVTLRTASREVGASKPA from the coding sequence GTGGCCTACGATTTTGATCTGTTCGTGATTGGCGCAGGGTCCGGCGGCGTGCGTGCCGCGCGTTTCGCTGCCGGGTTCGGCGCCAAGGTGGCGGTAGCGGAAAGCCGTTACCTGGGGGGCACCTGCGTCAACGTGGGGTGCGTGCCGAAAAAACTGCTGGTCTATGGCGCCCATGTGGCCGACGAGCTCGAGCAGGCCGCCGGTTATGGCTGGACGCTCGAGGAAGGGCAGTTCGACTGGGGCACGTTGATCGGCAACAAGAACCGTGAAATCGAACGGCTCAACGGCATCTACCGCAAGCTGCTGGTCGACAGCGGCGTGACCCTGCTCGAAGGCCATGCCCGCCTGACCGGGCCGCACGAGGTGGAGGTCGACGGGCAGCGCCACACGGCCGAGCGCATCCTCATCGCCACCGGCGGCTGGCCGCAGATCCCCGATATCCCGGGCAAGGAACTGGCGATCAGCTCCAACGAAGCGTTCTACCTCGACACCTTGCCCAAGCGCGTGCTGGTGGTGGGCGGTGGCTACATCGCCGTGGAGTTCGCCGGCATCTTCCACGGCCTGGGTGCGCGGACCAGCCTGCTCTACCGGGGCGATCTGTTCCTGCGCGGGTTCGACGGCTCGGTGCGCCAGCACTTGAAGGAAGAGCTGGAGAAGCGCGGCATGGACCTGCAGTTCAACAGCGATATCGAGCGCATCGATCGCCAAGCCGACGGCAGCCTCAAGGCGACCCTGAAGGATGGCCGGACGCTGGAGGCCGACTGCATCTTCTACGCCACCGGGCGCCGGCCGATGCTCGACAACCTGGGGCTGGAGCACACGGCGGTCGAGCTGGACGAACGCGGTTACGTCAAGGTCGATGAGCAGTACCAGACCACCGAACCGTCGATCCTGGCGATCGGCGACGTGATCGGGCGCGTGCAGCTCACGCCTGTGGCGCTGGCCGAAGGCATGGCCGTGGCGCGTCGCCTGTTCAAGCCCGAGCAGTACCGTCCGGTCGACTACCGGGGCATCCCCACGGCCGTGTTCAGTCAGCCACCGATCGGTACCGTCGGCCTGACCGAGGAAGAGGCACTGGACGCCGGGCATGCCCTGAAGATCTACGAAAGCCGGTTCCGACCGATGAAGCTGACCCTGACCGACGTGCAGGAAAAGACCCTGATGAAGTTGGTGGTCGACGCTGAGACCGATCGGGTACTGGGTTGCCACATGGTCGGCCCGGATGCCGGCGAGATCATCCAGGGCCTGGGCGTGGCGCTCAAGGCCGGCGCGACCAAGCAGCAGTTCGACGAGACCATCGGCGTGCACCCCACCGCAGCGGAGGAGTTCGTGACCTTGCGAACCGCTTCCCGCGAAGTGGGTGCCTCGAAACCGGCCTGA
- a CDS encoding histidine kinase — MSLLDNLSFEQALANCANEPIQYPGAIQPHGVLMTLREPMLEIVQISANVEPLLGVSVDQALGQPLANVLGTSLAEEVRELVAQNLAEHLQPLRMDLNGMRFEGFAHRHDGLLIFELEVLASGKRDAHSHFNRMLQRLQAADSLDALYELAVHEVQALTGYDRVLIYRFEEEGHGQVLAEASSPGMELFKGLFFPSSDIPAQARQLYLSNWLRIIPNANYTPVPILPARRPDTDAPLDLSFATLRSVSPIHCQYMRNMGVLSSMSISLICEGRLWGLITCGNRTPLHVPSDLRGACKTIGQVLSLQISAMQALQLSAERESKLDNLAGLTQAMRSSTGTVFEGLVEHAEDLMALVDAGGVAIIEDQQLHLAGRCPEPALVRELHQWIERQAMPVFDTDELGRHFAPASACRLQASGVLALTLPKPVTNGILWFRPEVKETLSWSGDPSKPMHLDPSHGTPRLRPRTSFELWKVEMQGISRKWSHGDRFAANELRRWALEIDLSHQVLREQAAVRARDDLVAVVSHDLRNPMTVIGMLCGMMQKAFSGDGSNASRRITSAIGTMQQATSRMNALLDDLLDTSKIEAGRYVITPTALDVTQILEEAQTLLSPLAVLKSVLVTFEAEPGLWVDADPERLFQVLSNLVGNAIKFTDAEGMVQVNAMASDDAVVFTVRDTGRGIPVDQLPYVFDRYWTGREGNPNGTGLGLYITQGIIKAHGGSIEASSEPGLGSTFRFTLPRVQPDRPPLPVISPDGT; from the coding sequence GTGAGCCTTCTGGACAACCTTTCCTTCGAACAAGCGCTGGCCAACTGCGCCAACGAACCTATCCAGTATCCGGGTGCCATCCAGCCCCATGGCGTGTTGATGACGCTTCGCGAGCCGATGCTGGAGATCGTGCAGATCAGCGCGAATGTCGAACCCCTGCTGGGCGTTTCCGTGGACCAGGCCCTGGGCCAGCCATTGGCCAACGTACTGGGCACCTCGCTGGCCGAAGAGGTTCGCGAGCTGGTCGCGCAGAACCTGGCCGAGCACCTGCAACCCCTGCGTATGGACCTGAACGGCATGCGCTTCGAAGGCTTCGCCCATCGCCACGATGGGCTGTTGATCTTCGAGCTGGAGGTGCTGGCATCGGGCAAGCGCGATGCGCACAGCCACTTCAACCGCATGCTGCAGCGTTTGCAGGCAGCCGACAGCCTGGACGCGCTGTACGAGCTGGCCGTGCACGAAGTGCAGGCGCTGACCGGCTACGACCGTGTGCTGATCTACCGGTTCGAAGAGGAAGGCCATGGGCAGGTGCTGGCCGAGGCGTCTTCACCGGGCATGGAGCTGTTCAAGGGCCTGTTCTTTCCGTCCTCGGACATTCCGGCCCAGGCCCGCCAGCTCTACCTGAGCAACTGGCTGCGCATCATTCCGAATGCCAACTACACGCCGGTGCCCATTCTTCCGGCCCGGCGACCCGACACCGACGCTCCTCTGGACCTGAGTTTCGCCACTCTGCGTAGCGTGTCGCCCATCCACTGCCAGTACATGCGCAACATGGGCGTGCTGTCGTCGATGAGCATCTCGCTGATCTGCGAAGGTCGCCTGTGGGGCTTGATCACCTGTGGCAACCGCACCCCCTTGCATGTGCCCAGCGACTTGCGTGGCGCCTGCAAGACCATCGGCCAGGTCCTGTCGCTGCAGATCAGTGCCATGCAGGCGCTGCAGCTGTCCGCCGAGCGCGAGTCCAAGCTCGACAACCTGGCCGGGCTGACCCAGGCCATGCGCAGCAGCACCGGCACGGTGTTCGAAGGGCTGGTCGAGCATGCCGAAGACTTGATGGCGCTGGTCGATGCTGGCGGCGTGGCGATCATCGAGGATCAGCAGCTGCACCTGGCCGGGCGCTGCCCGGAGCCGGCCCTGGTCCGCGAGCTGCATCAGTGGATCGAGCGGCAGGCGATGCCTGTATTCGACACCGATGAACTGGGTCGGCACTTCGCACCAGCCAGCGCGTGCCGCCTCCAGGCCAGCGGCGTGCTGGCCCTGACCCTGCCCAAACCGGTGACCAATGGCATTCTCTGGTTCCGTCCGGAGGTCAAGGAAACCCTCTCCTGGAGCGGCGACCCCAGCAAGCCGATGCACCTGGATCCGTCCCACGGCACGCCGCGCCTGCGCCCTCGCACCTCGTTCGAGCTGTGGAAGGTCGAGATGCAAGGCATTTCGCGCAAGTGGTCTCACGGCGATCGATTCGCCGCCAACGAACTGCGTCGCTGGGCCCTGGAGATCGACCTGTCGCACCAGGTGCTGCGCGAGCAGGCGGCAGTGCGCGCCCGCGATGACCTGGTAGCCGTGGTCTCGCACGACCTGCGCAACCCCATGACGGTGATCGGCATGTTGTGCGGCATGATGCAAAAGGCGTTCAGCGGCGACGGCTCCAATGCCTCGCGCCGCATCACCTCGGCGATCGGCACCATGCAGCAGGCCACCAGCCGCATGAACGCCCTGCTCGACGACTTGCTGGACACCTCGAAGATCGAGGCCGGGCGCTACGTGATCACGCCGACCGCGCTGGACGTCACGCAGATCCTGGAAGAAGCGCAGACGCTGCTGTCGCCTCTGGCGGTGCTCAAGTCGGTCCTGGTGACCTTCGAGGCCGAACCGGGGCTGTGGGTCGATGCCGACCCTGAGCGCTTGTTCCAGGTACTGTCGAACCTGGTGGGCAACGCGATCAAGTTCACCGATGCCGAGGGCATGGTGCAGGTCAATGCAATGGCCAGCGACGACGCTGTCGTATTCACCGTGCGCGACACCGGGCGTGGCATACCCGTCGATCAGCTGCCGTACGTCTTCGATCGCTACTGGACGGGCCGCGAAGGCAACCCGAACGGTACGGGGCTGGGGCTCTACATCACCCAAGGCATCATCAAGGCCCATGGCGGCAGCATCGAGGCCAGCAGCGAGCCAGGCCTGGGCAGTACGTTCCGCTTCACCTTGCCACGCGTGCAGCCCGACAGGCCGCCCTTGCCGGTTATCAGCCCCGACGGAACCTGA